Proteins from one Cyclopterus lumpus isolate fCycLum1 chromosome 11, fCycLum1.pri, whole genome shotgun sequence genomic window:
- the mpp6b gene encoding MAGUK p55 subfamily member 6b isoform X3: protein MQQVLDKLGELPTSTGAKDIDLLFLRGIMESPTVRSPAKAHEQLEEVKLEAVQDNNVELVTDILGDINNLTVKDDGAAELSRILKEPHFQSLLEAHDMVASKCYEVPPPTEMANDAAVNSALMQADAVRMIGIRKKAGEPLGVTFRVEKDDLVIARILHGGMIDRQGLLHVGDIIKEVNGKDVGNNPTELQEMLKDCSGGITLKILPSYRDAPAPPQVYVRPYFDYNPANDNLIPCREAGMAFKKGDILQIVNREDPNWWQACHVVAGATGLIPSQFLEEKRKAFVPRDFDGSGILCGTIAGKKKKKMMYLTAKNAEFDRHELQIYEEVAKVPAFQRKTLVLIGAQGVGRRSLKNRLMVLQPTRFGTTMPYTSRRPRDDELNGNSYHFTSRTEMEVDVKAGRFLEHGEYDGNLYGTKIESIHEVVGTGRTCILDVNPQALKVLKTAEFMPYVVFIAAPDFDTLKAMHKAVVDAGITTKQLTDVDLRKTVDESARIQRAYSHYFDLTIVNDNLDKAFETLHAGVDKLCSEPQWVPVNWVY from the exons ATGCAGCAGGTGTTAGATAAGCTGGGTGAGCTGCCCACCTCCACGGGCGCCAAAGACATCGACCTGCTCTTCCTGCGCGGCATCATGGAAAGTCCCACTGTACGCTCCCCGGCTAag GCTCACGAACAGCTGGAGGAAGTGAAGCTGGAGGCGGTGCAGGACAACAATGTAGAGCTAGTGACAGATATTCTGGGCGACATCAACAATCTCACGGTGAAAGACGACGGCGCGGCCGAACTGTCCAGGATCCTCAAGGAGCCACACTTCCAG TCTCTTTTGGAGGCACATGACATGGTGGCTTCTAAGTGCTACGAGGTCCCGCCCCCGACTGAGATGGCCAATGATGCGGCAGTGAACAGTGCTCTGATGCAGGCAGATGCTGTGCGCATGATTGGCATCCGAAAGAAGGCCGGAGAGCCACTG GGAGTGACATTTCGTGTGGAGAAAGACGACCTTGTCATTGCTAGAATTCTTCATGGCGGCATGATCGACAGACAGGGTCTGCTCCACGTAGGCGACATTATAAAGGAAGTGAACGGGAAGGACGTCGGCAACAACCCCACTGAGCTGCAGGAGATGCTCAAAGACTGCAGCGGAGGGATCACACTGAAAATACTCCCGAGCTACCGAGACGCTCCCGCACCTccgcag GTGTATGTGCGCCCGTACTTTGACTACAACCCAGCAAATGACAACCTGATCCCATGTCGAGAGGCAGGGATGGCCTTCAAGAAAGGCGACATTCTTCAGATTGTCAACAGAGAGGATCCCAACTGGTGGCAG GCGTGCCATGTGGTCGCTGGAGCTACGGGACTGATACCCAGTCAGTTCttggaagagaagaggaaagctTTTGTCCCTCGAGACTTTGATGGATCAG GGATCCTTTGTGGGACCATAgctggaaaaaagaagaagaagatgatgtaCCTGACAGCCAAGAATGCAG AGTTTGACAGACATGAGCTGCAGATCTACGAGGAAGTGGCAAAGGTGCCAGCATTCCAGAGAAAGACGCTGGTTCTGATTGGTGCTCAGGGCGTGGGCCGACGCAGCCTGAAGAATCGCCTGATGGTCCTCCAACCCACTCGCTTCGGCACCACGATGCCCT acACTTCCCGGCGGCCCCGCGATGACGAGCTGAACGGCAATTCCTATCACTTCACTTCAAGGACGGAGATGGAGGTGGACGTGAAGGCCGGCCGGTTCCTGGAGCACGGCGAGTACGACGGTAACCTGTACGGCACTAAGATCGAGTCCATCCACGAGGTGGTGGGCACAGGACGCACCTGCATCCTGGACGTCAACCCACAG GCTCTGAAAGTACTGAAAACAGCGGAGTTCATGCCTTATGTGGTGTTCATTGCAGCGCCAGATTTTGACACTCTCAAGGCCATGCACAAAGCTGTGGTGGACGCGGGCATCACCACTAAGCAACTCACG GATGTGGACCTGAGGAAGACGGTGGATGAGAGCGCTCGGATCCAGAGGGCTTACAGCCACTACTTTGACCTGACCATCGTCAACGACAACCTGGACAAGGCCTTCGAGACGTTACATGCCGGCGTGGACAAACTGTGCAGTGAACCCCAGTGGGTCCCGGTGAACTGGGTTTACTGA
- the mpp6b gene encoding MAGUK p55 subfamily member 6b isoform X1: MVTAMEDACPNGVREEEEEEEEVTSPGQLGVEGPPAVQSTQEADTSGVMQQVLDKLGELPTSTGAKDIDLLFLRGIMESPTVRSPAKAHEQLEEVKLEAVQDNNVELVTDILGDINNLTVKDDGAAELSRILKEPHFQSLLEAHDMVASKCYEVPPPTEMANDAAVNSALMQADAVRMIGIRKKAGEPLGVTFRVEKDDLVIARILHGGMIDRQGLLHVGDIIKEVNGKDVGNNPTELQEMLKDCSGGITLKILPSYRDAPAPPQVYVRPYFDYNPANDNLIPCREAGMAFKKGDILQIVNREDPNWWQACHVVAGATGLIPSQFLEEKRKAFVPRDFDGSGILCGTIAGKKKKKMMYLTAKNAEFDRHELQIYEEVAKVPAFQRKTLVLIGAQGVGRRSLKNRLMVLQPTRFGTTMPYTSRRPRDDELNGNSYHFTSRTEMEVDVKAGRFLEHGEYDGNLYGTKIESIHEVVGTGRTCILDVNPQALKVLKTAEFMPYVVFIAAPDFDTLKAMHKAVVDAGITTKQLTDVDLRKTVDESARIQRAYSHYFDLTIVNDNLDKAFETLHAGVDKLCSEPQWVPVNWVY, encoded by the exons TCATGCAGCAGGTGTTAGATAAGCTGGGTGAGCTGCCCACCTCCACGGGCGCCAAAGACATCGACCTGCTCTTCCTGCGCGGCATCATGGAAAGTCCCACTGTACGCTCCCCGGCTAag GCTCACGAACAGCTGGAGGAAGTGAAGCTGGAGGCGGTGCAGGACAACAATGTAGAGCTAGTGACAGATATTCTGGGCGACATCAACAATCTCACGGTGAAAGACGACGGCGCGGCCGAACTGTCCAGGATCCTCAAGGAGCCACACTTCCAG TCTCTTTTGGAGGCACATGACATGGTGGCTTCTAAGTGCTACGAGGTCCCGCCCCCGACTGAGATGGCCAATGATGCGGCAGTGAACAGTGCTCTGATGCAGGCAGATGCTGTGCGCATGATTGGCATCCGAAAGAAGGCCGGAGAGCCACTG GGAGTGACATTTCGTGTGGAGAAAGACGACCTTGTCATTGCTAGAATTCTTCATGGCGGCATGATCGACAGACAGGGTCTGCTCCACGTAGGCGACATTATAAAGGAAGTGAACGGGAAGGACGTCGGCAACAACCCCACTGAGCTGCAGGAGATGCTCAAAGACTGCAGCGGAGGGATCACACTGAAAATACTCCCGAGCTACCGAGACGCTCCCGCACCTccgcag GTGTATGTGCGCCCGTACTTTGACTACAACCCAGCAAATGACAACCTGATCCCATGTCGAGAGGCAGGGATGGCCTTCAAGAAAGGCGACATTCTTCAGATTGTCAACAGAGAGGATCCCAACTGGTGGCAG GCGTGCCATGTGGTCGCTGGAGCTACGGGACTGATACCCAGTCAGTTCttggaagagaagaggaaagctTTTGTCCCTCGAGACTTTGATGGATCAG GGATCCTTTGTGGGACCATAgctggaaaaaagaagaagaagatgatgtaCCTGACAGCCAAGAATGCAG AGTTTGACAGACATGAGCTGCAGATCTACGAGGAAGTGGCAAAGGTGCCAGCATTCCAGAGAAAGACGCTGGTTCTGATTGGTGCTCAGGGCGTGGGCCGACGCAGCCTGAAGAATCGCCTGATGGTCCTCCAACCCACTCGCTTCGGCACCACGATGCCCT acACTTCCCGGCGGCCCCGCGATGACGAGCTGAACGGCAATTCCTATCACTTCACTTCAAGGACGGAGATGGAGGTGGACGTGAAGGCCGGCCGGTTCCTGGAGCACGGCGAGTACGACGGTAACCTGTACGGCACTAAGATCGAGTCCATCCACGAGGTGGTGGGCACAGGACGCACCTGCATCCTGGACGTCAACCCACAG GCTCTGAAAGTACTGAAAACAGCGGAGTTCATGCCTTATGTGGTGTTCATTGCAGCGCCAGATTTTGACACTCTCAAGGCCATGCACAAAGCTGTGGTGGACGCGGGCATCACCACTAAGCAACTCACG GATGTGGACCTGAGGAAGACGGTGGATGAGAGCGCTCGGATCCAGAGGGCTTACAGCCACTACTTTGACCTGACCATCGTCAACGACAACCTGGACAAGGCCTTCGAGACGTTACATGCCGGCGTGGACAAACTGTGCAGTGAACCCCAGTGGGTCCCGGTGAACTGGGTTTACTGA
- the mpp6b gene encoding MAGUK p55 subfamily member 6b isoform X2, with protein MVTAMEDACPNGVREEEEEEEEVTSPGQLGVEGPPAVQSTQEADTSGVMQQVLDKLGELPTSTGAKDIDLLFLRGIMESPTAHEQLEEVKLEAVQDNNVELVTDILGDINNLTVKDDGAAELSRILKEPHFQSLLEAHDMVASKCYEVPPPTEMANDAAVNSALMQADAVRMIGIRKKAGEPLGVTFRVEKDDLVIARILHGGMIDRQGLLHVGDIIKEVNGKDVGNNPTELQEMLKDCSGGITLKILPSYRDAPAPPQVYVRPYFDYNPANDNLIPCREAGMAFKKGDILQIVNREDPNWWQACHVVAGATGLIPSQFLEEKRKAFVPRDFDGSGILCGTIAGKKKKKMMYLTAKNAEFDRHELQIYEEVAKVPAFQRKTLVLIGAQGVGRRSLKNRLMVLQPTRFGTTMPYTSRRPRDDELNGNSYHFTSRTEMEVDVKAGRFLEHGEYDGNLYGTKIESIHEVVGTGRTCILDVNPQALKVLKTAEFMPYVVFIAAPDFDTLKAMHKAVVDAGITTKQLTDVDLRKTVDESARIQRAYSHYFDLTIVNDNLDKAFETLHAGVDKLCSEPQWVPVNWVY; from the exons TCATGCAGCAGGTGTTAGATAAGCTGGGTGAGCTGCCCACCTCCACGGGCGCCAAAGACATCGACCTGCTCTTCCTGCGCGGCATCATGGAAAGTCCCACT GCTCACGAACAGCTGGAGGAAGTGAAGCTGGAGGCGGTGCAGGACAACAATGTAGAGCTAGTGACAGATATTCTGGGCGACATCAACAATCTCACGGTGAAAGACGACGGCGCGGCCGAACTGTCCAGGATCCTCAAGGAGCCACACTTCCAG TCTCTTTTGGAGGCACATGACATGGTGGCTTCTAAGTGCTACGAGGTCCCGCCCCCGACTGAGATGGCCAATGATGCGGCAGTGAACAGTGCTCTGATGCAGGCAGATGCTGTGCGCATGATTGGCATCCGAAAGAAGGCCGGAGAGCCACTG GGAGTGACATTTCGTGTGGAGAAAGACGACCTTGTCATTGCTAGAATTCTTCATGGCGGCATGATCGACAGACAGGGTCTGCTCCACGTAGGCGACATTATAAAGGAAGTGAACGGGAAGGACGTCGGCAACAACCCCACTGAGCTGCAGGAGATGCTCAAAGACTGCAGCGGAGGGATCACACTGAAAATACTCCCGAGCTACCGAGACGCTCCCGCACCTccgcag GTGTATGTGCGCCCGTACTTTGACTACAACCCAGCAAATGACAACCTGATCCCATGTCGAGAGGCAGGGATGGCCTTCAAGAAAGGCGACATTCTTCAGATTGTCAACAGAGAGGATCCCAACTGGTGGCAG GCGTGCCATGTGGTCGCTGGAGCTACGGGACTGATACCCAGTCAGTTCttggaagagaagaggaaagctTTTGTCCCTCGAGACTTTGATGGATCAG GGATCCTTTGTGGGACCATAgctggaaaaaagaagaagaagatgatgtaCCTGACAGCCAAGAATGCAG AGTTTGACAGACATGAGCTGCAGATCTACGAGGAAGTGGCAAAGGTGCCAGCATTCCAGAGAAAGACGCTGGTTCTGATTGGTGCTCAGGGCGTGGGCCGACGCAGCCTGAAGAATCGCCTGATGGTCCTCCAACCCACTCGCTTCGGCACCACGATGCCCT acACTTCCCGGCGGCCCCGCGATGACGAGCTGAACGGCAATTCCTATCACTTCACTTCAAGGACGGAGATGGAGGTGGACGTGAAGGCCGGCCGGTTCCTGGAGCACGGCGAGTACGACGGTAACCTGTACGGCACTAAGATCGAGTCCATCCACGAGGTGGTGGGCACAGGACGCACCTGCATCCTGGACGTCAACCCACAG GCTCTGAAAGTACTGAAAACAGCGGAGTTCATGCCTTATGTGGTGTTCATTGCAGCGCCAGATTTTGACACTCTCAAGGCCATGCACAAAGCTGTGGTGGACGCGGGCATCACCACTAAGCAACTCACG GATGTGGACCTGAGGAAGACGGTGGATGAGAGCGCTCGGATCCAGAGGGCTTACAGCCACTACTTTGACCTGACCATCGTCAACGACAACCTGGACAAGGCCTTCGAGACGTTACATGCCGGCGTGGACAAACTGTGCAGTGAACCCCAGTGGGTCCCGGTGAACTGGGTTTACTGA
- the mpp6b gene encoding MAGUK p55 subfamily member 6b isoform X4, translating to MQQVLDKLGELPTSTGAKDIDLLFLRGIMESPTAHEQLEEVKLEAVQDNNVELVTDILGDINNLTVKDDGAAELSRILKEPHFQSLLEAHDMVASKCYEVPPPTEMANDAAVNSALMQADAVRMIGIRKKAGEPLGVTFRVEKDDLVIARILHGGMIDRQGLLHVGDIIKEVNGKDVGNNPTELQEMLKDCSGGITLKILPSYRDAPAPPQVYVRPYFDYNPANDNLIPCREAGMAFKKGDILQIVNREDPNWWQACHVVAGATGLIPSQFLEEKRKAFVPRDFDGSGILCGTIAGKKKKKMMYLTAKNAEFDRHELQIYEEVAKVPAFQRKTLVLIGAQGVGRRSLKNRLMVLQPTRFGTTMPYTSRRPRDDELNGNSYHFTSRTEMEVDVKAGRFLEHGEYDGNLYGTKIESIHEVVGTGRTCILDVNPQALKVLKTAEFMPYVVFIAAPDFDTLKAMHKAVVDAGITTKQLTDVDLRKTVDESARIQRAYSHYFDLTIVNDNLDKAFETLHAGVDKLCSEPQWVPVNWVY from the exons ATGCAGCAGGTGTTAGATAAGCTGGGTGAGCTGCCCACCTCCACGGGCGCCAAAGACATCGACCTGCTCTTCCTGCGCGGCATCATGGAAAGTCCCACT GCTCACGAACAGCTGGAGGAAGTGAAGCTGGAGGCGGTGCAGGACAACAATGTAGAGCTAGTGACAGATATTCTGGGCGACATCAACAATCTCACGGTGAAAGACGACGGCGCGGCCGAACTGTCCAGGATCCTCAAGGAGCCACACTTCCAG TCTCTTTTGGAGGCACATGACATGGTGGCTTCTAAGTGCTACGAGGTCCCGCCCCCGACTGAGATGGCCAATGATGCGGCAGTGAACAGTGCTCTGATGCAGGCAGATGCTGTGCGCATGATTGGCATCCGAAAGAAGGCCGGAGAGCCACTG GGAGTGACATTTCGTGTGGAGAAAGACGACCTTGTCATTGCTAGAATTCTTCATGGCGGCATGATCGACAGACAGGGTCTGCTCCACGTAGGCGACATTATAAAGGAAGTGAACGGGAAGGACGTCGGCAACAACCCCACTGAGCTGCAGGAGATGCTCAAAGACTGCAGCGGAGGGATCACACTGAAAATACTCCCGAGCTACCGAGACGCTCCCGCACCTccgcag GTGTATGTGCGCCCGTACTTTGACTACAACCCAGCAAATGACAACCTGATCCCATGTCGAGAGGCAGGGATGGCCTTCAAGAAAGGCGACATTCTTCAGATTGTCAACAGAGAGGATCCCAACTGGTGGCAG GCGTGCCATGTGGTCGCTGGAGCTACGGGACTGATACCCAGTCAGTTCttggaagagaagaggaaagctTTTGTCCCTCGAGACTTTGATGGATCAG GGATCCTTTGTGGGACCATAgctggaaaaaagaagaagaagatgatgtaCCTGACAGCCAAGAATGCAG AGTTTGACAGACATGAGCTGCAGATCTACGAGGAAGTGGCAAAGGTGCCAGCATTCCAGAGAAAGACGCTGGTTCTGATTGGTGCTCAGGGCGTGGGCCGACGCAGCCTGAAGAATCGCCTGATGGTCCTCCAACCCACTCGCTTCGGCACCACGATGCCCT acACTTCCCGGCGGCCCCGCGATGACGAGCTGAACGGCAATTCCTATCACTTCACTTCAAGGACGGAGATGGAGGTGGACGTGAAGGCCGGCCGGTTCCTGGAGCACGGCGAGTACGACGGTAACCTGTACGGCACTAAGATCGAGTCCATCCACGAGGTGGTGGGCACAGGACGCACCTGCATCCTGGACGTCAACCCACAG GCTCTGAAAGTACTGAAAACAGCGGAGTTCATGCCTTATGTGGTGTTCATTGCAGCGCCAGATTTTGACACTCTCAAGGCCATGCACAAAGCTGTGGTGGACGCGGGCATCACCACTAAGCAACTCACG GATGTGGACCTGAGGAAGACGGTGGATGAGAGCGCTCGGATCCAGAGGGCTTACAGCCACTACTTTGACCTGACCATCGTCAACGACAACCTGGACAAGGCCTTCGAGACGTTACATGCCGGCGTGGACAAACTGTGCAGTGAACCCCAGTGGGTCCCGGTGAACTGGGTTTACTGA
- the mpp6b gene encoding MAGUK p55 subfamily member 6b isoform X5, which translates to MVASKCYEVPPPTEMANDAAVNSALMQADAVRMIGIRKKAGEPLGVTFRVEKDDLVIARILHGGMIDRQGLLHVGDIIKEVNGKDVGNNPTELQEMLKDCSGGITLKILPSYRDAPAPPQVYVRPYFDYNPANDNLIPCREAGMAFKKGDILQIVNREDPNWWQACHVVAGATGLIPSQFLEEKRKAFVPRDFDGSGILCGTIAGKKKKKMMYLTAKNAEFDRHELQIYEEVAKVPAFQRKTLVLIGAQGVGRRSLKNRLMVLQPTRFGTTMPYTSRRPRDDELNGNSYHFTSRTEMEVDVKAGRFLEHGEYDGNLYGTKIESIHEVVGTGRTCILDVNPQALKVLKTAEFMPYVVFIAAPDFDTLKAMHKAVVDAGITTKQLTDVDLRKTVDESARIQRAYSHYFDLTIVNDNLDKAFETLHAGVDKLCSEPQWVPVNWVY; encoded by the exons ATGGTGGCTTCTAAGTGCTACGAGGTCCCGCCCCCGACTGAGATGGCCAATGATGCGGCAGTGAACAGTGCTCTGATGCAGGCAGATGCTGTGCGCATGATTGGCATCCGAAAGAAGGCCGGAGAGCCACTG GGAGTGACATTTCGTGTGGAGAAAGACGACCTTGTCATTGCTAGAATTCTTCATGGCGGCATGATCGACAGACAGGGTCTGCTCCACGTAGGCGACATTATAAAGGAAGTGAACGGGAAGGACGTCGGCAACAACCCCACTGAGCTGCAGGAGATGCTCAAAGACTGCAGCGGAGGGATCACACTGAAAATACTCCCGAGCTACCGAGACGCTCCCGCACCTccgcag GTGTATGTGCGCCCGTACTTTGACTACAACCCAGCAAATGACAACCTGATCCCATGTCGAGAGGCAGGGATGGCCTTCAAGAAAGGCGACATTCTTCAGATTGTCAACAGAGAGGATCCCAACTGGTGGCAG GCGTGCCATGTGGTCGCTGGAGCTACGGGACTGATACCCAGTCAGTTCttggaagagaagaggaaagctTTTGTCCCTCGAGACTTTGATGGATCAG GGATCCTTTGTGGGACCATAgctggaaaaaagaagaagaagatgatgtaCCTGACAGCCAAGAATGCAG AGTTTGACAGACATGAGCTGCAGATCTACGAGGAAGTGGCAAAGGTGCCAGCATTCCAGAGAAAGACGCTGGTTCTGATTGGTGCTCAGGGCGTGGGCCGACGCAGCCTGAAGAATCGCCTGATGGTCCTCCAACCCACTCGCTTCGGCACCACGATGCCCT acACTTCCCGGCGGCCCCGCGATGACGAGCTGAACGGCAATTCCTATCACTTCACTTCAAGGACGGAGATGGAGGTGGACGTGAAGGCCGGCCGGTTCCTGGAGCACGGCGAGTACGACGGTAACCTGTACGGCACTAAGATCGAGTCCATCCACGAGGTGGTGGGCACAGGACGCACCTGCATCCTGGACGTCAACCCACAG GCTCTGAAAGTACTGAAAACAGCGGAGTTCATGCCTTATGTGGTGTTCATTGCAGCGCCAGATTTTGACACTCTCAAGGCCATGCACAAAGCTGTGGTGGACGCGGGCATCACCACTAAGCAACTCACG GATGTGGACCTGAGGAAGACGGTGGATGAGAGCGCTCGGATCCAGAGGGCTTACAGCCACTACTTTGACCTGACCATCGTCAACGACAACCTGGACAAGGCCTTCGAGACGTTACATGCCGGCGTGGACAAACTGTGCAGTGAACCCCAGTGGGTCCCGGTGAACTGGGTTTACTGA